One segment of Arvicanthis niloticus isolate mArvNil1 chromosome 5, mArvNil1.pat.X, whole genome shotgun sequence DNA contains the following:
- the LOC117709404 gene encoding oogenesin-3-like isoform X1: MVICFQCPDEPPAFKDTTEEVYSPLTLEKLAMQRLLREEALAISALKDLPHLLFPVMFEEAFINGHTKVLTAMIPVWPYPYLYVGMMIENRNLETLKAMLEGLDILITQKVHSSRCKLREINWRNKYHHVNGIWAGSRKLLPGFMTQKKPVQNSPGCGVKKELKVTTQLQIVEGRLDESDRYLFQWAQQRKDSIHLCNTNLKIQGLTKATVIEIFKFLHADCVQDLLLSDLCLEDLDFLNPYLRQMNNLLNLTLCHITDTLCMGDSEMSLLPTFHCLQKLSVNNSLYVYGNLKRFLRCLKKPLESLIITDCNLSQSDLDCLPYCLNIFELKSLILANINLCDLLLEPLGFFLERVGHTLENLELELCGIQDSQLNTLLPALSQCSQLRFVSFIDNEFPLLSLKELLHHTAQLSQLEREVYPAPLECYDRDVILSHRLEKLCPELLDILTAKRMPKEVIFKTTQCCNCGGYYIYDLETESCHFEV, translated from the exons CCTCCTGCCTTCA AAGACACAACAGAGGAAGTCTACTCTCCACTCACCCTTGAGAAGCTGGCAATGCAGAGGCTACTGAGGGAGGAGGCCTTGGCCATTTCTGCTCTCAAGGACCTGCCCCATCTTCTGTTCCCAGTGATGTTTGAGGAGGCCTTCATTAATGGGCATACAAAGGTCTTGACAGCCATGATACCTGTGTGGCCTTACCCATACCTTTATGTAGGAATGATGATAGAAAACCGCAACTTGGAGACTTTGAAGGCTATGCTTGAGGGACTAGATATACTGATTACACAAAAGGTTCACTCCAG TAGGtgcaaactcagagagatcaatTGGAGGAATAAATACCACCATGTTAATGGCATATGGGCTGGATCCCGTAAACTCTTACCAGGATTCATGACACAGAAGAAGCCAGTGCAGAATAGTCCTGGCTGTGGGGTGAAGAAAGAATTGAAGGTGACAACACAACTCCAAATCGTGGAGGGCAGACTTGATGAATCTGACAGATACTTGTTTCAGTGGGCCCAGCAGAGAAAAGATTCCATTCATCTGTGCAATACAAATCTAAAGATTCAGGGTTTAACCAAAGCTACAGTCATAGAAATCTTCAAGTTTTTACATGCAGACTGTGTACAAGATCTGCTGCTATCAGATCTTTGTCTAGAAGATTTGGACTTTCTTAATCCCTACCTGAGACAGATGAACAATCTTCTCAATCTCACACTATGTCACATCACAGATACCCTATGTATGGGTGATTCTGAAATGTCTCTACTTCCCACATTCCACTGTCTCCAGAAACTCTCTGTAAATAATTCCCTCTACGTATATGGCAACCTGAAAAGATTCCTCAG GTGCCTGAAGAAACCCTTGGAGTCACTTATCATCACTGACTGTAACCTCTCACAGTCAGACTTGGATTGCCTGCCCTATTGCCTAAATATTTTTGAGCTCAAATCTTTAATCCTTGCTAATATTAATTTATGTGATTTACTCCTTGAGCCTCTTGGGTTTTTCCTTGAAAGAGTTGGACATACCCTGGAAAacctggaattagagttatgtGGTATACAGGACTCTCAGTTGAATACCCTGCTGCCTGCCCTAAGCCAATGTTCCCAGCTCAGATTTGTTAGTTTCATTGATAATGAATTTCCTCTGCTTTCCCTGAAAGAACTTTTACACCACACAGCCCAGCTGAGCCAGCTGGAAAGGGAGGTATACCCTGCCCCTCTGGAGTGCTATGACAGGGATGTAATACTTTCACACAGATTAGAAAAATTGTGTCCTGAGCTCCTGGATATACTCACGGCCAAAAGAATGCCCAAGGAAGTCATCTTTAAAACAACCCAATGCTGTAATTGTGGTGGGTACTATATTTATGATCTGGAGACCGAAAGTTGCCATTTTGAAGTATAA
- the LOC117709404 gene encoding oogenesin-3-like isoform X2 — MVICFQCPDEDDSSEEDTTEEVYSPLTLEKLAMQRLLREEALAISALKDLPHLLFPVMFEEAFINGHTKVLTAMIPVWPYPYLYVGMMIENRNLETLKAMLEGLDILITQKVHSSRCKLREINWRNKYHHVNGIWAGSRKLLPGFMTQKKPVQNSPGCGVKKELKVTTQLQIVEGRLDESDRYLFQWAQQRKDSIHLCNTNLKIQGLTKATVIEIFKFLHADCVQDLLLSDLCLEDLDFLNPYLRQMNNLLNLTLCHITDTLCMGDSEMSLLPTFHCLQKLSVNNSLYVYGNLKRFLRCLKKPLESLIITDCNLSQSDLDCLPYCLNIFELKSLILANINLCDLLLEPLGFFLERVGHTLENLELELCGIQDSQLNTLLPALSQCSQLRFVSFIDNEFPLLSLKELLHHTAQLSQLEREVYPAPLECYDRDVILSHRLEKLCPELLDILTAKRMPKEVIFKTTQCCNCGGYYIYDLETESCHFEV, encoded by the exons GATGACTCTTCAGAAGAAGACACAACAGAGGAAGTCTACTCTCCACTCACCCTTGAGAAGCTGGCAATGCAGAGGCTACTGAGGGAGGAGGCCTTGGCCATTTCTGCTCTCAAGGACCTGCCCCATCTTCTGTTCCCAGTGATGTTTGAGGAGGCCTTCATTAATGGGCATACAAAGGTCTTGACAGCCATGATACCTGTGTGGCCTTACCCATACCTTTATGTAGGAATGATGATAGAAAACCGCAACTTGGAGACTTTGAAGGCTATGCTTGAGGGACTAGATATACTGATTACACAAAAGGTTCACTCCAG TAGGtgcaaactcagagagatcaatTGGAGGAATAAATACCACCATGTTAATGGCATATGGGCTGGATCCCGTAAACTCTTACCAGGATTCATGACACAGAAGAAGCCAGTGCAGAATAGTCCTGGCTGTGGGGTGAAGAAAGAATTGAAGGTGACAACACAACTCCAAATCGTGGAGGGCAGACTTGATGAATCTGACAGATACTTGTTTCAGTGGGCCCAGCAGAGAAAAGATTCCATTCATCTGTGCAATACAAATCTAAAGATTCAGGGTTTAACCAAAGCTACAGTCATAGAAATCTTCAAGTTTTTACATGCAGACTGTGTACAAGATCTGCTGCTATCAGATCTTTGTCTAGAAGATTTGGACTTTCTTAATCCCTACCTGAGACAGATGAACAATCTTCTCAATCTCACACTATGTCACATCACAGATACCCTATGTATGGGTGATTCTGAAATGTCTCTACTTCCCACATTCCACTGTCTCCAGAAACTCTCTGTAAATAATTCCCTCTACGTATATGGCAACCTGAAAAGATTCCTCAG GTGCCTGAAGAAACCCTTGGAGTCACTTATCATCACTGACTGTAACCTCTCACAGTCAGACTTGGATTGCCTGCCCTATTGCCTAAATATTTTTGAGCTCAAATCTTTAATCCTTGCTAATATTAATTTATGTGATTTACTCCTTGAGCCTCTTGGGTTTTTCCTTGAAAGAGTTGGACATACCCTGGAAAacctggaattagagttatgtGGTATACAGGACTCTCAGTTGAATACCCTGCTGCCTGCCCTAAGCCAATGTTCCCAGCTCAGATTTGTTAGTTTCATTGATAATGAATTTCCTCTGCTTTCCCTGAAAGAACTTTTACACCACACAGCCCAGCTGAGCCAGCTGGAAAGGGAGGTATACCCTGCCCCTCTGGAGTGCTATGACAGGGATGTAATACTTTCACACAGATTAGAAAAATTGTGTCCTGAGCTCCTGGATATACTCACGGCCAAAAGAATGCCCAAGGAAGTCATCTTTAAAACAACCCAATGCTGTAATTGTGGTGGGTACTATATTTATGATCTGGAGACCGAAAGTTGCCATTTTGAAGTATAA